The Malus domestica chromosome 08, GDT2T_hap1 genomic interval TTAAAATGGTTGAAGGACGGAACTTAAACTTTTACACGGAATGTGGCAATAACTGTTATACTAGAAGCAGCATAAGCTCTTAAAAAATAATTCCATTACTAACGTATTATTTGAAATTCAATGTGGATTAACTTTGATCAATAGATCTCGATACAGAGTATACAAACCAATAGATTCGTAAGCGATAATAAACGCTCTTAATCACTATAAACGGCACACAATTCAATGTAAGTTGATTATCACCTAGATTGAGATTGAAAGGATTTTACTCAAAATAATTATCTCAGTTACTATTACATGcattcttccaaaattttccaaaaataaacCAGAAAGTGGTCCAAAACCATTTTGATGCTGACGTGGCaacaggaggaggaggaagggaTGTATGTAGTGGCAGATGCTGGTAAAATACGTACAAAAGCCATTTCTGTGGGCAAAAATACATCGTCGCATACAGACATAATTttattctagagagagaaagcgaggtcagagagcgagagagagagagagagactgaggagtATTTCAGAAGCTCACTGCTACGCTGATTTTGAGGCACGAAatagaggggagagagagagagagagagagatagatataGAGGAGTGGAAAACAAGTTTCACACACACATAGAAACACCGATACTTCATATATTTACTACATTTGGGCCTTCTTCTTCCATCTGAGCCATCATCTCGCTGAAATTTCCagagctagagagagaaagaacccAGGTGGGGTTTTCCTCCTTTTAACTCATCGTTCATCTCAGTTACTCTTTTTCCTTGAATCCAATGCTGAGTTTAGTCCGTTtattctattaatttttttctgggttttgcggATTGAGCAAAAAGATTCAAGCTTTTTGTTTTTCCTGGGGATTAATCGCCTTCTAATGCATGTTTGATCGGATTAAATGGGTTTTTTCTATCTGGGTTTTCTCTGTTGCAATTAATTAAgttgattttaattatttgttggtAATGCATTAATGATTTTTCAGGGATTCAACCCCCTTTTCTCCCTACATTGAGTTTTTACCAAGAAAGTCATTTTTTCCTCTGCCTTGGATTTGATTAGATATTTCTCTGTCATTCCAGACACCCTTAAATGCTCTCTAATAATCGAcccaataaagaaaaagaaaataaaaatctttatATTATTCATTTGGGTGATCCAAAACCACCACCGAAATATATCTTTCAACTGAAAGGCATCAAGTTCTTTGTGTATGTGTGAGGTCTATTGATTTTTGTGTATTTTCTCCTTTATTTCTGCAATGCAGCTCTTGGATTAAAGCAGATGATTAATGGGTTATTAGCTGTTGAATAATCTTTGATTAGTTAGCTTCTGAATATGGTAGAAATAATGTATTTATTGATTCGTAAAacttgttggatttttttttttgggtacagAAAAGAGGGCTTTTGGTTTCCCAAAAGGGGGAAATTTGAGAGAATGCTGAGGAAGAGAAGCAGGTCAGTTCAGAAGGATCAGCACCAAATGGGTCGTCTGCCAATTTCTGATGCTGCTGCTGTGTCTGATGTTTTAGGGCACAACCCTAAAAGCAACTCTTTTTTCAGTGTTCCTGGTCTGTTTGTGGGGTTGAGTACCAAGGGTTTATCAGATTATGATGCAGTTAGGAGCCCAACTTCTCCTCTAGATTTTAGGGTCTTTTCCAATCTAGGTTACCCCTTTAGGTCCCCAAGGTCCAACCAGGATGGGGGGCAGCAGAGGAGCTGGGGTAGCAGTAAAGTAGGATTAAGCATCATAGATtctattgatgatgtgaaattTTTCGGGAAAGTTCCTCAGTCATCTGAGAGTAAGAACATTCTTTTTGGACCCGGAATGAGGATTAATAAAATCCCAGAGCCTCAGTCCAATGCCAAGTGTTTTGATTATTCACCGAAATCTCTGCCCAAGAACTATGCAATCTCCCCTCATTCCAAAATCAAATCTCCTTTACAGAAGGGTAGTTCTGATGTTCTTTTTGAAATCGGAGAAGCCCCATCAGAACCTGAGTCATTCGGGAAAATCCGGTCCTGTTCATTAGATTCTGGTAGAGCATTTTCGACCCTATCAGGATTGAGCAACCTTAACCCCAACTCCACTTCTGGAGGTTTTTGCCCGGAAAATTTAACCACCCGTCAATTTATTGGAGGAAGCCCCAATTTAGCCACCCAAATGAAAACTGGATCCATCGAGTCTAGCAATGGGTTTGTCGGGTCTCTTTCGGCAAGTGAGATTGAGCTTTCTGAGGATTATACTTGTGTAATCTCTCATGGTGCCAATCCCAAAAAAACTCATATCTTTGGTGACTGCATTTTGGAATGTCACTCTGAGGATGTGAACAATTTTGGTAAGAATGTGGAAAAGGAAATTGGATTTGCCCACCTGGGTTCGAGCTTGGAGAATTTTGGTCACTACCCTTCAGACAATTTCCTGAGCTTCTGTTACTATTGTAACAAGAAATTGGAAGAGGGCaaagatatatacatatacaggTACATTTACCGAAACAGACACATCTGCTAGCCTTCTTATGATATGCAAAAGCTTTTGCTAAATAGTTTTGGTTTTAGTATGATTATAATCATATGACTTCTTGCAGGGGTGAGAAAGCATTTTGCAGTTTGAGTTGCCGGTCGGAGGAAATTTTGATTGATGAGGAGTTGGAAAAATGCAATGACCAGTCTTCTGGGAAACCTCTCGAGTCGGATGAGGAACTTTTTGAAACTGGCTTGCTTGCCGATAAATAAGAGACGCCTCTCATCGTCAGCCACCATGCGTGTGATTGATGAGCCTCTCGCAGGCGCAGCTGATCATCCGTTTAGAAAGAGCTGTTTATGGGCATCGCCCGGCAGCCATGGATGATCGTTTTGTAAATTCACTCGTTTGCTAATCGTGCTTTCAGCTTTCACGGTCTTGGTGGATGATAGGATTcaaaattaactagtttttctttccATAAAATGAGACATTTGATGTATGCCATCAAAGTACTATATTTCCTTGTAATTCAAGTAAAAGGGCGATAGCCGCCTTTTTTGGCTCCCCATTTTTACTACTTCAGCCTTAAGTCTCTCTTGCCGCCAGAGTTGCTGTGTAATCTTGAACCAGTTTTTGACTGAATATATAAAAAGTAGTACTATTACATACAAGTCTTTCTCTTCATCTTCGAGTTTTGGACAAGTACTCCGGAGTATTGAATAACAGCCGTCGAATTGGATCAAACGGCTTTAAGTGGCGGAGTATTCAATACCTCGGAGCACTGTTGATTTTGAGCAAATTTTGATTGATCTTTAGAGAGGATGGATGTGAAAGTTTCTTGAGCATATAGATTGAAATTATGATATGAATTCACCAACAATCTTTACAAGTGCAGTTTCCGTCAACGAACCGATGGAATCTGTAGTTATCTCTGATTACAATCTCTCTGTTGTATGCCTGTGATATCAGTTTCATAGCTGAATGGCAATCTCTACATATCTGCAGATTATTCACTACTCGAATCGGAGTTCTGGGAGGGTTGCTTATAAGACCAAAAGCAACTGCCAGTCTTTCACTGTGGTAAGCTGAAGTTTCTTCCGGCTTCTGCTTTTGTAGTAAGCACTTTATCTCATCCAGCATTGCATAAATCTCAGCAGATTGAGGGTCTGAAAAATCCCAAGCTGTAAATGCATGAACATTTCCATCCTGTTCTATCAGACTGCATCCTGGCTGCTTTCTCACTCCTAGTTCATGTAGCTTCTTTCTTGCCCAGCTCACGTCATCCAATCTTCCAGCTTTTTCATAAATGTTGGAAAGAAGAGCATAAGCAGAATCACTTTGAGGGTCTATTTCTATGAGCTGCTGAAATGCTTTTTCTGCAAGTGTTACGTTGCGATGGCTTCCACATGCTCTCAACAAGGAACTCCATATAGAGATATCTGGTTTAATGGGCATGTTTTCGATCAATTTTACTGCCTCGTCTAAGCACCCGACGCGACCTAGGAGATCAACCATACAACCATAGTGCTGGATCTTAGGAACAATGTTGTAGACATTACTCATCTTGTTGAAGTATCTGTATCCTTCATTGACTAAGCCTCCATGGCTACAAGCAGATAGAAGAGCTACGAAAGTGACGTGATCCGGCTTTATTGATAGGGCTTCCATTTTTGTGTAGAGATCAATAGATTTCGTGGCTTGCCCTTCCATGGCATGTGCTGCTATCATAGCAGTCCACACAAACACATTTCTTTCAGTCATCTCTGAGAATATCTCGTAGGCTTTTTCGATGCTTCCGCACTTTCCATACATGTCGATCAGAGCAGTTCCCAACATGTTATCTACTTCAATGTGTTTCTTTTTTATGTAGACATGAACCCAAATGCCATGATTCAGGGCTGCAACACTGGCACATGAAGATAGTACACTGACTAACGTGACATTGTCGGGTTGTACATTTGAACTCTGCATCTTACGGAACAACCCAAACACTTCCCCGAATCGATGAGACATAGAATAGCAGTTGATCATGGTGTTCCACGAGACCACATCCTTCTCAGGGATCTCATTGAAGAAGAGTCTAGCCTTCCTAACATCTCCACTTCTGCAAAACGCATCCAACATCGAATTCCACGAAACGACACTCTTGCAAGGCAACTGCTCAAAAACTAAGCAAGCCTCTGACAGCCTTTCACATTTGGCATACAAATCTATCAGAGCATTCCCAAGAAATCCTTCAACATTCATTCCATATTTGACAACCAGACCGTGAATGGATCTGCCTAACCCGGAATCTCCCACGTGAACACATGCCGAAAGTACTGTGACCATAAGAACATCATCCGGGATCAAATCTGTTTCCCTCATTTGCCTAAACAACTCCAGACTTTCCTTATAGTAACCTCCTTGAACATAACCCGAAATCATCGTCATCCACGAAATCAAGTTCTTTTCTGCCATCTGATCGAACAGGAGCCTAGCAGCACATATTTCATTAGATTTCACATACCCACCAACCATAATAGTCCCCAAAACAACATCAATCTCAGAGCTTCCTCTACCAACAAGCTCAAGTGCCTTATCCATTCTGCCACACTTGACATACATATCCACCATACAATTCATCAAATTCCCCCCAATTTCCAATCCATTCTCCTCAATATACCGGTGCAACTCCTCCCCCGTTTCCAAATCCCTCAGCTTTGCGCACGCCAAAACTAAGCTAAGCATCGTAATCCCATCGGGTTTGACCCCATCAGCCTGCATTTCCTGAAACAAACTCAAAGCCTCATAACACATTCCCATGCGCACATTGCACGATATCATCGTATTCCAACTAACCACATCTCTCTCAGGAAATACCTCAAACAGCTGCCGCACTTCATCCAACTTCCCACATTTCGAGTACAATCCCATCAAATTCTTAACCAGGGACCTATTGTCCCCCAACCCATTTTTCAAAATCCGTCCATGGATCTCTGTCCCGTGTCGAAAGGCCAAAAGCCTCGAACAAGCATGAATCAAGAAGTGGAAAGTGGATGCATCCAAAGGCACTCCTTCACTGACCATATAACAGTAAGTTACAAGTACATCTCTAAAAGCTCCATTTCGGAGCTTGTTTTCCATAAGGGTGTTACAAATAACGGTCTCTGTCTCGTGGGTTTGGCTGAAAATTTGATGAGCATGATGAGAATGTTTGATGGTGATGAAGAACCAGAGAGCGTGGCTCGCCGTGAAGGGGTCACGGATGAGGTTTGTGGTGATTAATCGGGCGTGGATCGGTGCGAATTCTCTGAGGTTTGAGCAGGATCTCAACAAGGTGATGGCGCAGTTTGATCCTCGGGTGGTTTGATTAAAGACTTCAATTTtggttgttttttgtgtggAAGATAAGCTTGAGAGAGGAGCAGGAATGGCTACGGCCATCCTTGCATTTTTGGCCGTTACTTCCCTCCAAATTTCATTTTGTAGCATCTGTAAATGTAAGTTTATAGAtaagatttttttctttctttttcctaatGCTTATGTGGGTCTTCTCGGCTACTGTAATGAATGAATAACCGTGACTTATCACCAGTTATccccctttaaaaaaaaattattgttcaTGGATTTGATAATTATGATTAGTTTAGGTCATGGATGCGATGATTATGATTAGTTCGTCAATTCATTTATTATTACTGTGTCGTGCAAGATATATAGATTATGTTGTCTGCATATATCATAACACATCAACTATTATTATTGTGCCGTGCAAGATATGTGAATTATGTTGCCCGCATATATCATAACATGTCGATTAGTAACAAAATTTTCGGACAAAGTATACTTTTGTGACTTGTGAGTCATCAATTTGTAGAGGCATTGAGAATGTACGATTAAATTAGAGGGCAACTAATGTACGGTACAACATATTAACTCCAAACCCATGCGTCTCGACGCAAGGCGGATGTACATTAGGACCAAAGTGGTTTGAGGACTAACCAGAGTTTGAAAAATACGTATAAAAGTCTTTTAAGAACTTTCTAAATGTTtagaaatggttttttttttattttttatgtccaCCAAGTGTTTAATTAATGTGTACTAAGCAAATTTCGATAGGTTACGTTGACAACACTAAAAAAATCCTCTTATATCATTTATTAGATTGCTTAGATATATCGATATCTATTGACATATATGTATCATAATTTGATTGATGACAAGAAGACCACCACGTAATCAAAGAAATGTCTTGGGAATAAATTCTTTTTTTAGCGTACTTCGCTCTGTTTCTAAAACCTTGAGACCCCAAGTTCGAGTCATGGTACGATTACAGAAGTGCAACCTCCCTCCCCGCCCATTCTTTTTTTCGGGGCTTTCCCCATATGCACACTCCTCTCCTTTCGTCGAGTAACCAAATAAGCTAGCTTCGCCCCAAAACTAATAATGGAGAATGGTTATCCAACTGATTTACGACTTTACCAAAAATACTTGGCTGCTTAAGACCGGAATTTACCTAACGCTTAACAAGATTCGATTCGCTCTATAAAAAAGACTAAAATGGCTGTACAGGGCAGACGAGGACGACACACAAAATCGAAACAGAGAAACGAGAAAAGAACATTCAGACGGTAACTTGAGAAACCATCACAGCTACTCTTGCGTTAATTACGAAGGAAAGCAACACATACAAAAACATGACAAGAAAATAGAATCAAATGAAACACGACGGTGCACCCCCGGCCAGAGCACTCCAACAGAAGACAACATGGAGGACCACAATTCCCTTCTTTCCACCACCGATATGGCCAGGGGGTTCAAAAGAGTCCGGAGCCTTTGTTGTGACTGCGAGTCTCGTGACACATCCGCAGCTGCACAAGGATAATCAATGCCAAAACCAATTTGATTGCAACCACATTGCCACCAGCTCAGCCTCTCGTTTGGCGAGTGTTGTAAGATTTACAGTTCAGACATTTCCGGGCCACAACATGGTACTGCACCTGTGAGCTTTTCCCGCAGTCGTTGCAGAGGATCGAAACCTGTCCGATAGGATCAAATAAGGAATTCTAACCACAATACTTACACACTAGGAAAacgttgagagagagagagagagagagagagtaccaatCTGTTTTGATAGGGTTCAGGCATCGGTTGAGCTGCAATCTCTATGTCATATTTCTCCCATACCTTAGACATATCGCAAACTGACTTGGAGCAAAGAGGGCAAGCATATCTATCATCAAATATGAACAACCGGGTCAATTCGATACTTCTACTTATGATGCTCAATCAGGTAAATAAAAGGAATCAAAAGACGAAATCCGTCATATACTCACTGATAATGATCCCTCATCTCTTTTAAGCAATTCTTGTGAATTGTGTGCCCACATGGCATGACGGTAACATCATTTCTTGTTTCGAATAAGAACTGCAAAACACCAATGTATGTTCGCTAAGTCATCAACAATATCAAAACAGAATACTTTAGTATCCGTCATAACTCAAAAGCGGATAAAACCAAAACTCCAGTCTTACCTCAAAGCAAACAGGGCAGTCGTGATGCATTGCTCCCTCCACACAGGGGTGGCTGTTCTTCAACAGCACTGAGTAGCAGCAACCTGACAAGAAGGTTGGTTTACATCAGTAACGTGACGATAAGAAGGATGCTAAATCTCTTTGAAAATAACAGGCAGGCATTGCTTACCACACTTGTAGCAGTGAAAGAAATTCTCGCGCCCCCCAATTCTGTCACAGAAGAGCACCCGATTGAgtgaaacagtaattaaaaattTCGGTAGCAGAACTACAAAGAAAATGGTGAAGGCAGACAAGAAAACGTGCATGAGTGAGTGTCGCAAGAACCGATGCCAATAAAAAGACCGTCACGTTCTGGTGCCAAAAATTAATACGGAAGTGAAACTTGCATAATAGGTAATGACAGTTCAGTCGCCAGGCTTTTCAAAAAGACAATTATAACAAGGATATGGAAATTCTACCTGCAAATCCCACAGCCATTGCAATGGTACTGTTTCTTAGATACCtgcaaacaaaaccaaaaaggtTTATCCGCCTGCACGAGCTCGGCACTTAAATGCGTCAATATTTCCCATTCCAGGCTTACACCACTATCCTAATCATATATAATCGAAAACGAAAACGAAAACATCTTTTGAGAAAGTGAGGCACTTACATCATCATCAAATAGCTTGCAAGTCTCACAGAAGTATTTCCCCATACATACACCACAGTTGACACAAACTTGTTGAACCTGGTAAAGAAGCAGCATACAAAAGACACTTGAGAAAAGTGCGAGCAAAATTCTCAACCCTAAAGCATCTTCTTTTCTGCTACACCAACTTAGTTTCACAATTGTAACTATCTTGATTAAGGACTTGACACAAATCCAAAAGCAATAAATCTGTCGATAACCCAAACTCACATCTTGCTCAGTGTCGCAAAGTGAACATATCACCTGAAATATCATGCATATTTTGTCAGATTACGAAGCAGAACAGTATAAGTTAGCCTATTAAGAAGCAAAGATAAGGAGATGCACTAACACATAAACGGATTTACCTGTTTCACTTGATGACGCGGCATGTCATGTCTATGCTTCTGATCAACACTAATATCATTCTGTACACCAAAATGAAAAGTCAATGCAAATCGCCACAAGTGTTTATAATGGGTTACAATCTGAAACTGTTTAAAATCAAATACTCACCTTAGCTTCATTATGACAATGGCGACAATCAAAAATCTCATTGCAGCAAGGAGCTCTAATACTGCACCTTCGCCGATAGTGTGGACATCTGGAAAAATAAAACCATCATAAAGTTATCTTCGTGGCaaccaaataagaaaagaaaatcaacaaagaaatgagtaagaataattaccCATACTGCATGTATCCTTTCTCTAGCAATTCAGTGGCCTCCCCAGTAACCTTCGATTCAAGTTTGAGCTTATACTCGCCATTTGATAGATTACAGTGGGCATCCCCCATTATGTTCTGCCTAACCATTATATCTTGCATATCTCCAAACGGATATGGCAATACTTAGAAGCTGGAAATAAGCCTAAAGCACCTGCACGTACAAAGTTTAGCATCACTTGTTAAACCTCAGAGGCATTTAGTCACCCGATCAAGGCACGCAAACACCGCATGCCACTGCTTTCTTCTATAATGCTGCAGGCATTTGAAATCAGCAACAACAAATCCAAGCAAGGTTGAACAGCTCCAATCAGCATTTCCCCAAGAGAAGGATTCATCAAAACAAGTAGATATATAAACAATAGCTACAATGCAGCGCTCGGGAACTCCAGAGATTCCATCTTTGGAAAATAAGAAATAACAATGCATCACTTGATTCCTTGAAGAAGTCTCATAACCAAATCCAACTAGACTGGGCATGACGACTTGACGCCCCAAcctatggtacaaacaatagaTCACACAATCAAATGCGTTTTAAAAAGTTGTAAAAAATAGGGAAAGAACGCTAGAGATGGAAAAATGTGTTTTGTTGATTGTCCATAGAGGACAGACCTACCTCAATTGGAATTCTGCACCATCTCTGCTTCGAGTACTGAACTCACCCAACAGGCAAAATTTTAAAGCACTATACCATCAGACTTTGAGTGGCTCTGCTCGAACCTTATAAGTTCTCTCATTATCAACATCGTGAActacaaaaataatcacaacttTATCTCTTGACTTCCCTGATAGAAGATAACCCGCCTTCACAGCCTCACGAATAATACCCCCTAACCAAAAGAATGGGTGCCAAACCCGTCTCACTACCATAGTTGCAAATTGATAGGTTTTGAAAGACTAATGACCAGAGTATGAGCATTGAGACTCATAATACCAAGAGGGAATCAATGCTCGACTAGCACTAGTTTGGGGGGATGGATgaagaaaacccagaaaaccaTGCCACACCAGGAATTTCAGATACACGCCATACGGCAAACTCACAATGCTGTGACAACAAAGAAGTGGCGACAAGACCAAACTTGTAATATAAGAAGCCACATTGGGATAGAGCTTTGAAGACccagtttttactttttaagacATTCAAACCCCTCAATCAGAACCATGATAAACAAGCATATACGCTCTGCACTTGGCGATTTCACCTCTAGAACGGATACAACAGCCCTGTAGATACTGCCGTAGAAAAACCGTCAAATACTACATCATACTCACTCACGGAACGCTCACTGTGTCCATACTCGAAATTCGCTCATTCTCCACTTCTTCAGTAACGCTCACGTTTCAACAAATAAACCAAATTCGGAAACTACAGCAGCATGTCTTCACCATACGAACATTTCAAGCAGGGCTAAACATTTCTCTCGAAAATTAGCAAACCAAACATAATCATTATcgtgccacttagtactacggtacAGTGATATTCCTTCTCACTTGTAAGTTAGAGGTCTtagttcgattctcaccaaagacgaatatttttttttttttaatgcaacgatggatgattttcattaaacaaaGGTCGTTACAGATGGTACACTAAGGCAGAGAATCTTCAAGGAGGATATCCAAAATTATGGTCGATGGATAGTCCAACCAAATACATTCATGGGAAACTGTAAGACCAAATCTAGCTAGACGATGG includes:
- the LOC103421244 gene encoding FCS-Like Zinc finger 11-like codes for the protein MLRKRSRSVQKDQHQMGRLPISDAAAVSDVLGHNPKSNSFFSVPGLFVGLSTKGLSDYDAVRSPTSPLDFRVFSNLGYPFRSPRSNQDGGQQRSWGSSKVGLSIIDSIDDVKFFGKVPQSSESKNILFGPGMRINKIPEPQSNAKCFDYSPKSLPKNYAISPHSKIKSPLQKGSSDVLFEIGEAPSEPESFGKIRSCSLDSGRAFSTLSGLSNLNPNSTSGGFCPENLTTRQFIGGSPNLATQMKTGSIESSNGFVGSLSASEIELSEDYTCVISHGANPKKTHIFGDCILECHSEDVNNFGKNVEKEIGFAHLGSSLENFGHYPSDNFLSFCYYCNKKLEEGKDIYIYRGEKAFCSLSCRSEEILIDEELEKCNDQSSGKPLESDEELFETGLLADK
- the LOC139198033 gene encoding pentatricopeptide repeat-containing protein At3g22690-like, whose translation is MENKLRNGAFRDVLVTYCYMVSEGVPLDASTFHFLIHACSRLLAFRHGTEIHGRILKNGLGDNRSLVKNLMGLYSKCGKLDEVRQLFEVFPERDVVSWNTMISCNVRMGMCYEALSLFQEMQADGVKPDGITMLSLVLACAKLRDLETGEELHRYIEENGLEIGGNLMNCMVDMYVKCGRMDKALELVGRGSSEIDVVLGTIMVGGYVKSNEICAARLLFDQMAEKNLISWMTMISGYVQGGYYKESLELFRQMRETDLIPDDVLMVTVLSACVHVGDSGLGRSIHGLVVKYGMNVEGFLGNALIDLYAKCERLSEACLVFEQLPCKSVVSWNSMLDAFCRSGDVRKARLFFNEIPEKDVVSWNTMINCYSMSHRFGEVFGLFRKMQSSNVQPDNVTLVSVLSSCASVAALNHGIWVHVYIKKKHIEVDNMLGTALIDMYGKCGSIEKAYEIFSEMTERNVFVWTAMIAAHAMEGQATKSIDLYTKMEALSIKPDHVTFVALLSACSHGGLVNEGYRYFNKMSNVYNIVPKIQHYGCMVDLLGRVGCLDEAVKLIENMPIKPDISIWSSLLRACGSHRNVTLAEKAFQQLIEIDPQSDSAYALLSNIYEKAGRLDDVSWARKKLHELGVRKQPGCSLIEQDGNVHAFTAWDFSDPQSAEIYAMLDEIKCLLQKQKPEETSAYHSERLAVAFGLISNPPRTPIRVVNNLQICRDCHSAMKLISQAYNREIVIRDNYRFHRFVDGNCTCKDCW
- the LOC103421242 gene encoding probable E3 ubiquitin-protein ligase RZFP34 isoform X2 produces the protein MQDIMVRQNIMGDAHCNLSNGEYKLKLESKVTGEATELLEKGYMQYGCPHYRRRCSIRAPCCNEIFDCRHCHNEAKNDISVDQKHRHDMPRHQVKQVICSLCDTEQDVQQVCVNCGVCMGKYFCETCKLFDDDVSKKQYHCNGCGICRIGGRENFFHCYKCGCCYSVLLKNSHPCVEGAMHHDCPVCFEFLFETRNDVTVMPCGHTIHKNCLKEMRDHYQYACPLCSKSVCDMSKVWEKYDIEIAAQPMPEPYQNRLVSILCNDCGKSSQVQYHVVARKCLNCKSYNTRQTRG
- the LOC103421242 gene encoding probable E3 ubiquitin-protein ligase RZFP34 isoform X1; amino-acid sequence: MQDIMVRQNIMGDAHCNLSNGEYKLKLESKVTGEATELLEKGYMQYGCPHYRRRCSIRAPCCNEIFDCRHCHNEAKNDISVDQKHRHDMPRHQVKQVICSLCDTEQDVQQVCVNCGVCMGKYFCETCKLFDDDADKPFWFCLQVSKKQYHCNGCGICRIGGRENFFHCYKCGCCYSVLLKNSHPCVEGAMHHDCPVCFEFLFETRNDVTVMPCGHTIHKNCLKEMRDHYQYACPLCSKSVCDMSKVWEKYDIEIAAQPMPEPYQNRLVSILCNDCGKSSQVQYHVVARKCLNCKSYNTRQTRG